From Desulfovibrio desulfuricans:
CAAAACTCGCGGAGCTGCTCAGGGGCGGCAGGGCAAACAGATCTTCCGGGCCCAACGCCCGGCCACGCACGGTTATGGCCCCGGCAGGGCAAACAGCCATGCAATGGGCACAGCCCACGCAGCCAAAAAGCGGTTGGGGGGCAAGGCAGGCCTTGCCGCCTTCAAGCCGCAGGCCAAAATCCTTGCACACGGCCACGCACTGGCCGCAGCCAGTGCAGAGCGCTGTTTCTATGCAGACAGTGGCCTCGCTTTGCGTGCGTGATGTGGGAATGGCCATAATGTCCCCTTGCAGCAATGATAGCAGTTGCGTCACAGTAGTGCCCAGGGCAGAACGCATCAAGCAAACCATACCGGGAACCGTTCGATACTGGTATCGCGTGGCAGCCATTTCAGGCTTGCCGCTCCAAACATTTCGCCCTTCTGCCCTTGGGCGTCACAAGCGTGACGAAATACTTGGCAACCTTTTTGCAAAACTTACTATATGGATGTTTATAACTACGATCCAGCCAGTGTGCTCAGCCTGCTGCTCACCATGATGCGTGTGAGCATCGTCATGTTCATGCTGCCCGTATTTTCCACCAACAACATCCCCACGCAGGTCAAGGCGGCCATAACCATTGTTTTTTGCCTGGGCGTATGGCCGCACCTCACGCTCCCAGCCGCCGCATTGCCCGCGCATCCCTTTGACGTGGCGCTCATGATGCTGGGAGAGATGGTGCTGGGTCTGGTACTTGGCATGGCCGTCAATTTTCTGTTTATGGGCATTCAGGCGGGTGGTGAGCTACTGGGCTTTCAGATGGGCTTTACCATGATCAACTTTGCCGATCCGCTCACCGGCAACCAGACGGGCGTCACGGCATTTTTTCTGTGGATGGTGTCCCTGCTCGTTTTTCTGAGCCTTGACGGGCATCTGTATATGATCAAGGGATTTGCGGCCTCATTTGACCTGGTGCCGCCGGGAGGGCTGTTTATCGGGCCAGTGGTGCTGCGCCAGATTCTGTATCTGGCCTCGCAGATGTTTGTGCTGGCCTTGCAGATCGCAGCCCCGGTCATGGTGGCCCTGTTCATGGTTGAAGTATCGCTGGGCCTCATGGCCCGTACCTCGCCGCAGATACCCATCATGGAATTTGGGTTCCCCATCAAGGTGATGGTGGGCTTTTTCTTTCTGGGACTGCTCATGGTCATCATGTCTGACCGCATCGCATCCTTTGTGCAGGGGCTGGACAGCCTGTTCATCAACCTGCTGCGCTCCATGAGCCCCTTGTACCAGTAAGCCCCTGACAAAATCCGAAGCAAGTCGCCCGGCTTCTCCTGTCGTCCCTACCCCAAAACACTGCCAGTGCAGAAGGCCCCATTAACGCGGTCAGCCCCCTCAAGCAGTTCAGGCGGCATGCAGGCTACTTCTGTTTTCTGAAAAGAAAGCAACCGCAGCCGTACTTCTGTTGCTGCGCTTCCGCTTCTGAAGCGTGCGCAATAAATTCTCCCCTGTCGGTGACAAGGGCAAATTCCTCAAGATACAGGAAGCC
This genomic window contains:
- the fliR gene encoding flagellar biosynthetic protein FliR, yielding MDVYNYDPASVLSLLLTMMRVSIVMFMLPVFSTNNIPTQVKAAITIVFCLGVWPHLTLPAAALPAHPFDVALMMLGEMVLGLVLGMAVNFLFMGIQAGGELLGFQMGFTMINFADPLTGNQTGVTAFFLWMVSLLVFLSLDGHLYMIKGFAASFDLVPPGGLFIGPVVLRQILYLASQMFVLALQIAAPVMVALFMVEVSLGLMARTSPQIPIMEFGFPIKVMVGFFFLGLLMVIMSDRIASFVQGLDSLFINLLRSMSPLYQ